Proteins from a single region of Crassaminicella profunda:
- a CDS encoding DUF1694 domain-containing protein, translated as MNKQSELEKYTEYGLSGTPEIKADEKKYWLGEFRERVIFALTFEQINRKEAVKVIEEKCKDERIDKLIVESSVLDTITEKFMDLAHKYDKDYKTIDMNGTNKEIALVLASNEAIDERQVLIKELPKLPDEFYYAHSKKLCKKHMEELQKKSPMFMDEFEEMTLLDKMMGIKCGVCEVVKK; from the coding sequence ATGAACAAACAAAGTGAATTAGAAAAATATACAGAATACGGATTATCAGGTACACCAGAAATCAAGGCTGATGAAAAGAAATATTGGCTTGGGGAATTTCGAGAAAGGGTCATATTTGCATTGACCTTTGAGCAAATTAATAGAAAAGAAGCCGTAAAAGTTATAGAAGAAAAATGTAAAGATGAAAGAATTGATAAACTAATTGTGGAAAGTAGTGTTTTAGATACGATTACTGAAAAGTTTATGGATTTAGCTCATAAGTATGATAAAGACTATAAAACGATAGATATGAATGGTACAAATAAAGAAATTGCCTTAGTGTTAGCTAGCAATGAAGCAATAGATGAAAGACAGGTATTGATAAAAGAATTACCGAAGCTTCCAGACGAATTTTACTATGCTCATAGTAAAAAACTATGTAAAAAACATATGGAAGAATTACAAAAAAAGAGCCCTATGTTTATGGATGAATTTGAAGAAATGACCCTTTTAGATAAAATGATGGGCATCAAATGTGGTGTTTGTGAGGTTGTAAAAAAGTAG
- the atpA gene encoding F0F1 ATP synthase subunit alpha codes for MNLRPEEISSIIKEQIKRYENKLQVTDVGTVIQVGDGIARIHGLEKCMAGELLEFPGDVYGMALNLEEDNVGCVLLGSDDKIKEGDIVKHTGRIVEVPVGDGLMGRVVNALGQPIDGKGPIKSEKYRPVEAVAPGVIERKSVHQPLQTGIKAIDAMIPIGRGQRELIIGDRQTGKTAIAVDTILNQKEENVICIYVAIGQKKSTVAQIVKTLEDRGAMDYTIIVSATASELAPIQYIAPYAGCAMGEEFMHQGKDVLIIYDDLSKHAVAYRALSLLLRRPPGREAYPGDVFYLHSRLLERAAKLNDDLGGGSLTALPIIETQAGDVSAYIPTNVISITDGQIFLESESFAAGQRPAVNPGISVSRVGGDAQLKAMKKVAGKIKLELAQYRELAAFAQFGSELDKDTRDRLAQGERILEILKQPQYAPVKVEHQVMIIFAAINKYLTDIPVSQVKRFEKELLEFMDQSHPEIGEEIKSTGKLGDDLVEKLKMAIEQFKGIFKIEE; via the coding sequence ATGAATCTCAGACCTGAAGAAATCAGTTCAATTATAAAAGAACAGATAAAAAGATATGAGAATAAGCTTCAAGTTACTGATGTAGGTACAGTTATTCAAGTAGGGGATGGTATTGCCAGAATCCATGGACTAGAAAAATGTATGGCAGGAGAGCTTTTAGAGTTTCCTGGTGATGTCTATGGAATGGCTCTAAACCTAGAAGAAGATAATGTTGGTTGTGTACTTTTAGGTTCAGATGACAAGATCAAAGAAGGCGATATTGTAAAGCATACAGGAAGAATTGTTGAGGTTCCTGTTGGCGATGGATTGATGGGCCGTGTAGTTAATGCATTAGGTCAGCCTATAGATGGAAAAGGTCCTATCAAATCAGAAAAGTATCGACCTGTTGAAGCAGTTGCTCCTGGAGTTATTGAAAGAAAATCAGTTCATCAACCATTACAAACAGGAATCAAGGCAATAGATGCAATGATTCCAATTGGTAGAGGTCAACGTGAATTAATTATCGGAGATAGACAAACAGGAAAAACAGCGATTGCTGTAGATACCATATTGAATCAAAAAGAAGAAAATGTTATTTGTATTTATGTTGCTATTGGACAAAAAAAATCTACTGTAGCACAAATTGTAAAGACGCTAGAAGATAGAGGTGCTATGGATTATACCATTATTGTATCTGCTACTGCTAGTGAATTGGCACCGATTCAATATATTGCACCATATGCAGGTTGTGCAATGGGTGAAGAGTTTATGCATCAAGGAAAAGATGTATTGATTATTTATGATGATTTATCAAAGCATGCTGTTGCTTATCGTGCACTGTCATTACTTCTTCGTCGTCCGCCAGGACGTGAGGCGTATCCAGGAGATGTATTCTATTTACATAGTAGATTACTTGAGCGTGCTGCTAAATTAAATGATGATTTGGGTGGAGGATCTTTAACGGCTCTACCAATTATAGAAACACAGGCAGGAGACGTTTCAGCGTATATTCCTACAAATGTAATATCTATTACAGATGGACAGATATTCTTAGAATCAGAAAGCTTTGCAGCAGGCCAACGTCCTGCCGTAAACCCTGGTATATCTGTATCGAGGGTTGGTGGAGATGCGCAGCTTAAGGCTATGAAAAAGGTTGCTGGTAAAATCAAGTTAGAGCTTGCTCAATATAGAGAGCTTGCAGCATTTGCCCAATTTGGTTCAGAGCTTGATAAGGATACAAGAGATCGACTTGCACAAGGGGAAAGAATTCTGGAGATTCTAAAGCAACCTCAGTATGCACCTGTAAAAGTGGAGCATCAAGTAATGATTATATTTGCTGCTATTAATAAATATTTAACAGATATTCCTGTATCACAAGTAAAGAGATTTGAGAAGGAACTCCTTGAGTTTATGGATCAAAGTCATCCAGAAATTGGGGAAGAGATTAAAAGTACAGGAAAATTAGGTGATGATTTAGTAGAAAAATTAAAGATGGCTATTGAACAATTTAAAGGAATTTTTAAAATAGAAGAATAA
- the atpB gene encoding F0F1 ATP synthase subunit A translates to MEGGFGPKIVFEIAGIPITETVTNTWIIMALLILFSFVATRKFEYMPRGLQNFVELLVDGIYKLTAQTMGKDKIGFAPYIGTLLIYLVCANLAGLFALRPPTADVNTTMGLALITFFMIHFFGMKKKGVGKYLKGFLDPIPIMLPMNIISELATPISLSFRLFGNIVGGLIIMSLLYGGLAGLGAKIGLSMPIFQAAIPVPLHLYFDVFAGVLQSFIFSMLTMVFVSMAMD, encoded by the coding sequence GTGGAAGGAGGATTTGGTCCAAAAATTGTTTTTGAAATTGCAGGAATTCCAATTACAGAAACTGTAACAAACACATGGATTATTATGGCCTTGCTGATTCTATTTTCTTTTGTAGCAACTCGTAAGTTTGAGTATATGCCAAGAGGACTTCAAAATTTTGTAGAGCTTTTGGTGGATGGTATTTATAAACTAACTGCTCAAACTATGGGAAAAGACAAAATAGGTTTTGCGCCTTACATAGGGACACTTTTAATCTATCTTGTATGTGCAAATCTAGCAGGGTTATTTGCGTTAAGACCCCCAACAGCAGATGTAAATACAACTATGGGGTTAGCGTTGATTACTTTTTTTATGATTCATTTCTTTGGAATGAAGAAAAAAGGAGTTGGAAAATATCTGAAAGGATTCTTAGATCCAATTCCAATTATGTTACCAATGAATATTATTTCAGAGTTAGCGACACCTATTTCGCTATCTTTCCGTTTGTTTGGTAATATTGTAGGAGGACTTATCATTATGAGCTTGTTATATGGAGGTCTTGCAGGATTAGGTGCAAAGATAGGCCTTTCAATGCCAATATTCCAAGCTGCTATACCAGTACCGCTTCATTTGTACTTTGATGTATTTGCTGGTGTATTACAATCATTCATATTTTCAATGTTGACAATGGTATTTGTATCCATGGCTATGGATTAA
- the atpE gene encoding ATP synthase F0 subunit C yields MEPITGKALVLACSAIGAGLAMIAGIGPGIGQGYAAGKGAEGVGRQPEAQGDIIRTMLLGAAVAETTGIYGLIIALVLLFANPLVKLLQ; encoded by the coding sequence ATGGAACCTATCACAGGAAAAGCATTAGTATTAGCATGTTCAGCAATTGGTGCAGGACTTGCAATGATTGCAGGTATTGGACCTGGGATTGGACAAGGATATGCTGCAGGTAAAGGTGCAGAAGGAGTTGGAAGACAACCAGAAGCACAAGGAGATATTATTAGAACCATGTTACTAGGAGCAGCTGTTGCAGAAACAACAGGTATTTATGGTTTGATCATTGCATTAGTCTTATTATTTGCAAATCCACTAGTTAAACTTTTACAATAA
- a CDS encoding F0F1 ATP synthase subunit epsilon yields the protein MASTLELEIVTPDRKFYEGSVERIVIRTVGGDIGILKDHMLTVSPLEIGAIKIKENGQYKEAACAGGFIQIKEEKTTIITDSAEWPEEIDVKRAEESKNRAEERLHKPQSNVDTLRAKAALKRALTRIRVAKGE from the coding sequence ATGGCTTCTACTTTGGAACTTGAAATCGTCACACCTGATAGAAAGTTCTATGAAGGTTCTGTAGAGAGAATCGTTATAAGAACTGTTGGAGGAGACATAGGAATTTTAAAAGATCATATGTTAACGGTAAGTCCTCTAGAAATTGGTGCAATCAAAATAAAAGAAAATGGACAATACAAAGAAGCTGCATGTGCAGGAGGTTTCATTCAGATCAAAGAAGAAAAGACAACGATCATTACGGATTCAGCTGAATGGCCTGAAGAAATAGATGTAAAAAGGGCGGAAGAATCAAAAAATAGAGCTGAGGAAAGATTACATAAACCGCAGTCTAATGTAGATACCCTAAGAGCAAAAGCAGCTCTCAAAAGAGCTTTAACGAGAATTAGAGTTGCAAAAGGTGAATAG
- a CDS encoding YwmB family TATA-box binding protein, giving the protein MKSYLNFKKICLYLFIFMNLLCILSFHTVAMTKEEGIIKTIKSTDAVVEEVNINAYVNMDKVFTNGSKAKKISLDLAEKLGVKKEKIEDTSTKENIQICLVGKGKDEETICIIIQSTEYEELEETNIVVDVIDHELDHLNDLSKKIEEALTDFGKPHLTSCITASYKGELTQVQKENIIEDIEKNMDAKEVESFRDEAMISITSFSSKIKNYTSYGGKKVNLHIALRYNSYEDKTNLWIGTPFISIGY; this is encoded by the coding sequence ATGAAATCTTATTTAAATTTTAAAAAAATTTGTCTTTATTTATTTATCTTTATGAATTTATTATGTATATTATCTTTTCATACAGTGGCGATGACAAAAGAAGAAGGCATTATTAAGACTATTAAAAGTACGGATGCAGTAGTAGAAGAAGTAAACATCAATGCATATGTAAATATGGACAAAGTTTTTACCAATGGATCAAAAGCAAAAAAAATTTCCTTAGATTTAGCAGAAAAATTAGGAGTAAAAAAGGAAAAAATAGAAGATACATCAACAAAAGAAAATATTCAAATATGTTTAGTAGGAAAAGGGAAAGATGAAGAAACTATTTGTATCATTATCCAATCTACGGAATATGAAGAATTAGAAGAAACCAATATTGTAGTAGATGTTATAGACCATGAACTTGATCATTTAAATGATTTATCCAAAAAGATAGAAGAAGCTTTAACGGATTTTGGAAAACCTCATCTAACATCGTGTATTACAGCAAGCTATAAAGGGGAATTAACTCAAGTACAAAAAGAGAATATTATTGAGGATATTGAAAAAAATATGGACGCAAAGGAAGTAGAAAGCTTTAGAGATGAAGCAATGATCAGCATCACTAGTTTTAGTAGTAAAATAAAAAATTACACTTCTTATGGGGGAAAAAAAGTAAATTTGCATATAGCTCTTCGATATAATTCCTATGAGGACAAAACAAATCTTTGGATTGGAACACCGTTTATTTCAATTGGATATTAA
- the atpE gene encoding ATP synthase F0 subunit C gives MENTNFIVIFLNWLLSFDKKALILGASAIGAGFAMIAGIGPGIGQGYAAGKGAEATSTNPKGSKHSTMIMLLGAGIAETSGILSLVIALILLFGNPLIKQDGDGLIIAVSAIAAGIAMIAGIGPGIGQGYAAGKGCEAASMNPDGSRPSTLVMLLGSAVAQTSGIFSLVIALILMYANPLVTGHQSTIIVAASTLGAGIAMIAGIGPGIGQGYAAGKGTEATGKRPKYQSNVIKTMILGQAVAQTTGIYALVISLVLMFANPLMKLL, from the coding sequence ATGGAGAATACCAATTTTATTGTAATTTTTTTAAACTGGCTGTTAAGCTTTGATAAAAAAGCTTTAATCCTTGGAGCATCAGCTATTGGAGCAGGATTTGCCATGATTGCAGGAATAGGACCAGGAATTGGACAAGGATATGCAGCAGGTAAAGGAGCAGAAGCAACCAGTACAAATCCAAAGGGATCAAAACATTCAACCATGATTATGCTTTTAGGAGCAGGTATTGCAGAAACTTCAGGAATACTATCCTTAGTAATCGCATTGATCTTATTATTTGGAAATCCACTTATTAAACAAGATGGAGATGGATTGATTATTGCTGTATCAGCTATAGCTGCAGGAATTGCCATGATAGCAGGAATAGGCCCTGGGATTGGACAGGGGTATGCAGCAGGAAAGGGCTGTGAAGCAGCTAGTATGAATCCAGATGGTTCAAGACCTTCAACTTTAGTTATGTTATTAGGGTCAGCTGTTGCACAAACATCTGGAATATTTTCGTTAGTTATTGCATTGATTTTAATGTATGCAAATCCTTTGGTTACAGGGCATCAATCTACTATTATTGTAGCTGCATCCACACTAGGAGCAGGAATTGCCATGATAGCAGGAATAGGACCTGGAATTGGACAGGGGTACGCTGCAGGTAAAGGAACAGAAGCTACAGGAAAAAGACCAAAGTATCAGTCAAATGTTATTAAAACAATGATTCTTGGGCAAGCAGTAGCGCAAACTACAGGAATATATGCTTTAGTTATTTCTTTAGTACTTATGTTTGCCAATCCATTAATGAAGCTTTTATAA
- the atpD gene encoding F0F1 ATP synthase subunit beta, with protein sequence MAQNIGKIVQIIGPVLDIKFNPEHLPNLLNAIEINVGDKKIVSEVAQHLGDDTVRCIAMSSTDGLVRGTEAVDTGAPITVPVGKETLGRIFNVLGEPIDLKGSANEKQRFPIHRQAPKFEEQETSSQIFETGIKVVDLIAPYVKGGKIGLFGGAGVGKTVLIMELINNIAKEHGGLSVFAGVGERTREGNDLYHEMIESGVIDKTSMVFGQMNEPPGARMRVALSGLTMAEYFRDQEGQDVLLFIDNIFRFTQAGSEVSALLGRMPSAVGYQPTLATEMGALQERITSTKKGSITSVQAVYVPADDLTDPAPATTFAHLDAQTVLSRGITELGIYPAVDPLDSNSRIMDPEIIGEEHYQVARQVQEVLQRYKELQDIIAILGMDELSDEDKLLVSRARKVQRFFSQPFSVAEAFTGMEGKYVPLKETIRGFKEILEGKHDDLPESAFLFVGPIEEAVEKAKRKS encoded by the coding sequence ATGGCACAAAATATTGGAAAAATCGTTCAAATTATCGGTCCGGTTTTAGATATAAAATTTAATCCAGAACATCTTCCAAATCTACTAAATGCAATAGAAATCAACGTAGGCGACAAAAAAATCGTTTCTGAAGTAGCACAGCATTTAGGAGATGATACAGTTCGTTGTATTGCCATGTCATCTACTGATGGACTTGTACGTGGTACAGAAGCAGTAGATACAGGAGCACCTATTACTGTTCCTGTAGGAAAAGAAACACTAGGAAGAATCTTTAATGTATTAGGAGAGCCAATAGACTTAAAAGGATCTGCAAATGAGAAACAAAGATTCCCTATTCATAGACAAGCACCAAAATTTGAAGAACAAGAAACTTCATCACAAATATTTGAAACAGGTATTAAGGTAGTAGATTTGATAGCACCTTATGTAAAGGGTGGAAAAATTGGACTTTTTGGTGGTGCTGGTGTTGGAAAGACAGTACTGATCATGGAGCTTATCAATAATATTGCAAAAGAGCATGGCGGTCTTTCTGTATTTGCAGGAGTAGGAGAAAGAACAAGAGAAGGAAATGATCTTTATCATGAAATGATTGAATCAGGTGTTATTGATAAGACTTCTATGGTATTTGGTCAGATGAATGAACCACCTGGAGCAAGAATGCGTGTAGCTCTTTCTGGTCTTACTATGGCAGAATACTTTAGAGATCAAGAAGGACAAGACGTACTTTTATTTATTGATAATATATTTAGATTTACTCAAGCAGGTTCAGAGGTTTCAGCACTTCTTGGCCGTATGCCGAGTGCCGTTGGTTATCAGCCAACCCTAGCAACAGAGATGGGTGCGCTACAGGAGAGAATTACATCAACAAAGAAAGGATCTATCACATCTGTTCAAGCTGTATATGTACCAGCAGATGACTTGACAGACCCGGCTCCTGCAACAACATTTGCCCACTTAGATGCACAGACGGTTCTTTCTCGTGGGATTACAGAGCTTGGTATTTATCCTGCAGTTGATCCATTAGATTCTAACTCAAGAATTATGGATCCTGAAATCATAGGAGAAGAACATTATCAAGTAGCTCGTCAGGTGCAAGAGGTACTTCAAAGATATAAAGAACTTCAAGATATTATTGCTATTCTTGGTATGGATGAATTATCTGATGAAGATAAACTTCTAGTATCTCGTGCAAGAAAGGTTCAAAGATTTTTCTCTCAACCATTTAGTGTAGCGGAAGCATTTACAGGGATGGAAGGAAAATATGTACCTCTTAAAGAGACCATCAGAGGATTTAAGGAAATTCTTGAAGGAAAGCATGATGATCTTCCAGAATCTGCGTTCCTTTTTGTTGGACCAATAGAAGAAGCAGTTGAAAAAGCCAAGAGAAAAAGTTAG
- the murA gene encoding UDP-N-acetylglucosamine 1-carboxyvinyltransferase: MAKIVIEKSPPLKGRVRVNGAKNSVLPILAASLLSQGKCVLEDIPVLKDVEVISELLSSIGARVKRNVNEGCVEVDGSSILHYEAPYELVRKMRASFLVMGPLLARMGKARISLPGGCAIGTRPIDLHLKGFHALGAEINVGHGYVEAKADKLRGNKIYLDFPSVGATENIMMAATMAEGLTVIENVAEEPEIVDLANFLNGLGAKIKGAGTDTIKIEGVKELGATRHMIIPDRIEAGTFMVAAAMTGGDVLIENALSEHLKPTIAKLRECGVKIEESTDSIRVMAKNGVISTDIKTLPYPGFPTDMQAQFMTLLSVAKGTSVVIETVFENRFMHVAELKRMGANIRIEGRSAVVQGVESLQGTQVKATDLRAGAALILAGMVAEGKTEIGDIYHIDRGYVNIEKKLRALGAKIRREE, translated from the coding sequence GTGGCTAAAATTGTTATAGAAAAAAGCCCTCCGTTAAAGGGTCGTGTGAGGGTGAATGGAGCAAAAAATTCAGTATTACCAATTCTTGCTGCATCCCTATTATCTCAAGGAAAATGTGTTTTAGAAGATATACCTGTACTAAAAGACGTAGAAGTAATCAGTGAATTATTATCATCTATCGGTGCTCGTGTGAAAAGAAATGTAAATGAAGGCTGTGTTGAAGTGGATGGATCTAGTATTCTTCATTATGAAGCGCCTTATGAATTGGTTCGAAAAATGCGAGCATCATTTTTAGTAATGGGTCCTCTTTTGGCAAGAATGGGAAAAGCTAGGATATCCCTTCCAGGTGGATGTGCTATAGGAACAAGGCCTATTGATTTGCATCTAAAAGGATTCCACGCATTAGGAGCAGAAATTAATGTAGGACATGGATATGTAGAAGCAAAAGCAGACAAGCTCAGAGGAAACAAAATATATTTAGACTTTCCAAGTGTAGGTGCTACTGAAAATATTATGATGGCAGCTACTATGGCAGAAGGGTTAACGGTTATAGAAAACGTAGCAGAAGAGCCAGAAATAGTGGATTTAGCGAACTTCTTAAATGGATTAGGTGCAAAAATTAAGGGAGCAGGAACAGATACTATAAAGATTGAAGGGGTAAAAGAATTAGGTGCAACAAGGCATATGATCATTCCTGATAGAATTGAGGCAGGAACCTTTATGGTTGCAGCAGCTATGACTGGAGGAGATGTGCTGATTGAAAATGCCCTATCAGAGCATTTAAAGCCTACGATTGCTAAGTTAAGAGAATGCGGTGTAAAAATCGAAGAAAGTACAGACAGTATTCGGGTTATGGCGAAAAATGGAGTAATCTCCACAGATATTAAAACTTTACCTTATCCTGGATTTCCTACGGATATGCAAGCACAATTTATGACCCTTTTGAGTGTTGCAAAGGGTACAAGTGTTGTGATAGAAACAGTATTTGAAAATAGATTTATGCATGTGGCAGAATTAAAAAGAATGGGTGCGAATATTAGAATTGAAGGAAGAAGTGCTGTAGTACAGGGTGTAGAAAGTTTACAAGGAACGCAAGTAAAAGCAACTGATTTAAGAGCAGGTGCTGCTTTAATCCTTGCTGGGATGGTAGCAGAAGGTAAAACAGAAATTGGTGATATTTATCATATAGATCGAGGCTATGTAAATATTGAAAAAAAATTACGTGCATTAGGAGCAAAAATTAGAAGAGAAGAATAA
- the atpF gene encoding F0F1 ATP synthase subunit B has protein sequence MTGLVELNWTTAFQIINTIVLFLALKKFLFKPVTEFMQSRQDGILASIKEAEEKNKEADQRKKEYKTKLEFAEEEGREIIKEASKKAEKRASEIVKEAENNAAKMMKRAEAETKRQNEKAMNELKNEISSLAVMAAGKIIDKSLDEKEHHGLIKEFIDEVGDAKWQN, from the coding sequence ATGACAGGATTAGTGGAGCTAAATTGGACGACTGCATTTCAGATTATTAATACAATTGTTTTATTCTTGGCACTCAAGAAATTTCTTTTTAAGCCTGTTACTGAGTTCATGCAATCAAGGCAGGATGGCATTTTAGCATCTATAAAAGAAGCTGAAGAAAAAAATAAAGAAGCCGATCAAAGAAAAAAAGAATATAAAACAAAGCTTGAATTTGCTGAAGAAGAAGGAAGAGAAATTATAAAAGAGGCTTCAAAGAAAGCAGAAAAGCGAGCTTCTGAAATTGTCAAAGAAGCAGAAAATAATGCTGCTAAGATGATGAAAAGAGCAGAAGCAGAAACAAAAAGACAAAATGAGAAAGCTATGAATGAGTTAAAGAACGAAATATCTTCTCTTGCAGTGATGGCTGCTGGGAAAATTATTGATAAAAGTCTAGATGAAAAAGAGCATCATGGATTAATCAAAGAATTTATAGATGAGGTAGGGGACGCCAAATGGCAGAATTAG
- the atpG gene encoding ATP synthase F1 subunit gamma codes for MAGMGMRDIKRRIKSVNSTKQITKAMELVSSAKLRRARERAEKSRPYFHTIQDTVRDIFSNAEGLKHKFLEEREVKKSCYIVITADRGLCGGYNINVIKKALESMEEKNGVSVVTVGTKARDYYRNRKYELDGEFIHISESPTYGDAKKISNLILRLYEKKMIDEVYLVYTQFVSTVSQNPEIIQLLPVSMEKQEVEKKEDFEYVSYEPSPESLLNYIVPKYIESTIYGALVEASASEQGSRRMAMENATENAEEMIDKFTLNYNRARQAAITQEIAEIVGGVEALK; via the coding sequence ATGGCAGGAATGGGTATGCGCGATATAAAGCGCAGAATTAAAAGTGTAAACAGTACAAAACAAATAACGAAGGCAATGGAGCTTGTATCGTCAGCTAAATTAAGGCGTGCAAGAGAGCGTGCTGAAAAATCAAGACCTTACTTTCATACGATACAGGATACGGTGAGAGATATATTTTCAAATGCTGAAGGATTAAAACATAAGTTTTTAGAAGAAAGAGAAGTAAAAAAGAGTTGTTATATTGTCATTACAGCAGATAGAGGTTTATGTGGTGGCTACAATATCAATGTGATTAAAAAAGCATTAGAAAGTATGGAAGAAAAAAATGGTGTATCTGTTGTAACCGTTGGAACAAAAGCACGAGATTATTATCGCAACAGAAAATATGAATTAGATGGAGAATTTATTCATATTTCAGAAAGTCCTACTTATGGGGATGCGAAAAAAATCAGTAATCTAATATTAAGATTATATGAGAAAAAAATGATAGATGAAGTCTATCTTGTATATACACAATTTGTCAGTACCGTATCTCAAAACCCAGAAATCATTCAATTACTTCCAGTGAGTATGGAAAAACAGGAAGTAGAGAAAAAAGAAGATTTTGAATATGTTTCTTATGAACCTTCGCCAGAAAGTTTGTTAAATTATATTGTACCTAAATATATTGAGAGTACAATTTATGGTGCATTAGTAGAAGCTTCAGCTAGTGAACAAGGATCAAGAAGGATGGCTATGGAAAATGCTACGGAAAATGCAGAAGAAATGATTGATAAATTCACATTGAATTACAATAGAGCCCGTCAAGCAGCAATCACACAAGAAATTGCTGAAATTGTTGGGGGTGTAGAAGCACTTAAGTAG
- a CDS encoding F0F1 ATP synthase subunit delta yields MAELVERTYAQALFDIAVEENKLDVLKEEITFVLDAFSMYPDFYNLYNTPQISKDEKKKIIEEVFKEKISTEMMNFLKILLDKRRTNCLKGIAKVFKKLLNDYKNMIEGTVTTAVPLKDEEKLRIENKLSIVTGKKIKLENMVDPSIIGGVLVKIGDKVIDGSLESRLTEMQKDLAQILV; encoded by the coding sequence ATGGCAGAATTAGTAGAAAGAACTTATGCACAGGCGTTGTTTGATATAGCTGTTGAGGAAAATAAGCTAGATGTATTGAAAGAAGAAATAACTTTTGTTTTAGATGCCTTTAGTATGTATCCAGACTTTTATAACTTATACAATACACCTCAAATTAGTAAGGATGAGAAGAAAAAAATCATTGAAGAGGTTTTTAAAGAAAAAATCAGTACTGAAATGATGAACTTTTTAAAAATTCTTTTAGATAAAAGAAGAACCAATTGCCTAAAGGGAATTGCGAAAGTATTTAAAAAGCTTTTGAATGATTATAAAAATATGATAGAAGGTACGGTGACCACTGCTGTCCCTCTAAAAGATGAAGAAAAATTAAGGATTGAAAATAAACTTTCAATCGTCACAGGAAAGAAAATAAAGCTTGAAAATATGGTTGATCCATCGATCATTGGTGGAGTTTTAGTGAAAATAGGAGACAAGGTGATAGACGGAAGTCTAGAGAGCCGTCTTACTGAAATGCAAAAAGACCTTGCACAAATATTAGTTTAG